CATTGCATAATTgaaagtagtactactaaacTAGAGCATATTATGGCCTCCTTAGGTGGCCTAGTCGACCATAAAGACGTAAGATATTACCCGATCCCGACCAGATAAACAAAAGAATGGTGTTTTGTTGTTTGAACCGCCTTGTTCAAACGCAGCACCAAGAAGATGCAGTTATGAGCAGCTTCTCTTGCCATCCAAGCGAGAGAGCTCTCCCATCATCCCTCTCGAAAACCCGAAAACCTCCGTTTTCGCCCTCGAGATGCGTACCAGCGTAGTGGCTCCTCATCTTCAGCAGCAGCTTTGCTTGCATCACCGCATTGGGACTGTGTCTGACCCCACGAAATCCGTTGCTTTCCATTCTCTTTTTCCAAGTTTCCAAACTCTGGAACCTGAGACTATCGTTGTTGTTGTCGTCGTCGTCTATGTCGTAGTTCATCACGTGCTTGATCTCGATTCCGAGATGATTTTTCTCGATCCGAAGGCGCTCTGCGCTCTCGAGAGGGAGACAGTCGTCTAGCGAGTCGAAAATGGCCGCGAAGTAGTGGAGGGATTCAGTGAATCTCGAGAGGAAGTTGTGGGTTTTTCGGCTTCCTTCTTGCTCGACAAGGACGACGATGGCGGGACGAATCGATTTGAGGTAGTTCAGAGTGTCTGAGATCTCGGAGTAGTTCTTCAATGTGCTTAAATGGAATGATAGATTTGCCACAAGAATTTCCCCCTTTTTGATCTTTGGTTTTGCGAGATTCAATCCTCGTACGACCCCAGTGAACTCGAAAACTAGGTTCTGGAAGCACTGTGCGAAGCTGGTGAGCCTCGCCTGTGTTTCCTGCAGCTGCTCTGGGCAGCTGCCGTATCCTGTGATTTTAAGCAGGATACGCCTGGCTACATTGGTCCTCTCTGACAGTGACTGCATCAGGGAGGGCCACTGGAAGCCGTAAGAAACCTCGAAATCGATGACGTGGAGAAccctagggttagggtttgcgCGGTCGTGCTTGTCGAACGCCTCGAGGATTGCCTCGTTGGCCGTGAAGTGGGCCATCTGGTAGAGCGGCGACACCTTATAGAGCTCCGCGTACGACAAAAACGCCTCGTCCCGCGCGGGCCCCCGGGCGACCGCGTCGCCGAACGGCGAGCCGCGCGTCAATAGGCGCGCGAAGAGGCCGTCGGCGAAGTAGGCGGCGACGCGCTGGACGGAGTCCCCCGCGAGGGAGGCGCTCCGGTAGATCCCGCGGAGGCTCTCGAGGGCCGCGCCGGGGTTGTTCTCGTCGACGGAGGTGGCGGCGACTAGGAGGAGGTGGACGAGGCGGAGACCGTTGCCGTCGACGTCGGATTCTTCAGGATGATCTTCTCTTCCTCTCTTGCGGTGGAGATTCAGCATTTGATCCCTCATTTGGAAGAGAGAGAggatttttctttcttcttcgaaGCTTCCATCGCTGCTTATTGAGTCGGAGAGAGTTGGGGTTtcatttctctttctctcacaATCAGAGTCTGAAGAAATGGACAGCCTAAGGCACAAGAAATcttcttcctcgtattcttgcATCTTTAAcatttttgagagagagagagagagtaattgATTGGAGGTGTAAAGGTGAAGGGTGAGAGAGTGAGGTGAGAGAAGGAGGTATTTAAATAAGTGTGTTGGAATCGAAACAATGCTTTTCATGTGTGATTAGAGCCCAGATTAGTACATAGGGAATAAATCTTGGGTTGTTGGAGATAAATATGTGAAAATTCGACAAGAAATTAAGGTATCTTTTCCTTGTTGAAAGTCTGTTATGAGAGGAGAAGAATCTTTTTTAGGTTTCATAGTTAATGATGGTTGTTTTGGAATGTTGGGGCATGCACTTCGGAGAGGTCAAGAAATACtaaaatcaattaatcataGTAGAACAATACTTCAAGTTCAACATAAGACAATGAATGTACTCTCTATCTTAGTATAAGAGTTTTACTTTTACCCttataaattttaagaaatgtgagtCAAAAAAGTTAGGAGTATATGAGTTTTACTTTAAcatatttatatgtatatagtttataatgaaatgaaagtgcaataaaataacaaaatgcaCAGTTTAATTAgaaaatgtgatttttattgGAAGACAAACTAAACAGGCACAATTAGACTTCAAGCTGCAAACAAAGGTCATTTGTAGTTAATTTTTAGCTCATTTTAGAAAGGATAACTAAAACGACCTCAAAATTAGTGTTTCCGTATTTTTAAAATCCGAATTTTCTAAAATGAACtaaattttttaattgtgggtCCTGGATGTAGTTCAATTTTGATCGTAATAATCTTATTCCTATGATGTATGCTATGGACAAATTACAGTTGGGATTGAGCATATATCAAATTTATATTCCAACATATGCGTATAACACATGCTTTGGACAAATTACAGTTGCGCTTGAGAATATATCTAGCTGCTCACCAATTCGTACAAGaaaaatcacaattaattaatctaattatATTAAAACTTTATATAGTTCGAGAATTTCATACACCTTTGTATCATTAAAAGATAAACGTTTAAATTTAATCCAAATCAAAGAAACAAATAAACCGATGATCTAATCGATGAAGCAACCATGTAAAACTTTCGATGTTATCAAATGCTTATAGATCGAATTTATCCAAAAGTCCGTTCGATCACAACGTAGCTGTACCTGCGCGTAAACAATTATACCAAACTATTTTTCACTCTAAAGTTTACGATGTTAACAAAAACTTCAATATATGCTTATAAATTCATTTATGATTTGTCTGTTTTTGTTATAGAAGAATTTAGTATTTTCATGAACTAACAAATTCGCATATTGCTACTTCTTAGGTACATAGTTAGTCTGACTGATTACTAGCATACTGACTATTATACACGTGTTTAATTTCATTCCTAGTAATTTTTTCCTTGATAATTCCAAGTGAAGTGCTACAGAGACATGATGATACGAGCATATTACTAAATTATCTCCATATCTTATTATTCATTTAGCATTGATTTATCTTATATTTCTAATAGTTAGTTATTGATTCTCCATATCTTTTGCttaggatattattatatt
This sequence is a window from Salvia splendens isolate huo1 chromosome 5, SspV2, whole genome shotgun sequence. Protein-coding genes within it:
- the LOC121802635 gene encoding GRAS family protein RAM1-like, giving the protein MQEYEEEDFLCLRLSISSDSDCERKRNETPTLSDSISSDGSFEEERKILSLFQMRDQMLNLHRKRGREDHPEESDVDGNGLRLVHLLLVAATSVDENNPGAALESLRGIYRSASLAGDSVQRVAAYFADGLFARLLTRGSPFGDAVARGPARDEAFLSYAELYKVSPLYQMAHFTANEAILEAFDKHDRANPNPRVLHVIDFEVSYGFQWPSLMQSLSERTNVARRILLKITGYGSCPEQLQETQARLTSFAQCFQNLVFEFTGVVRGLNLAKPKIKKGEILVANLSFHLSTLKNYSEISDTLNYLKSIRPAIVVLVEQEGSRKTHNFLSRFTESLHYFAAIFDSLDDCLPLESAERLRIEKNHLGIEIKHVMNYDIDDDDNNNDSLRFQSLETWKKRMESNGFRGVRHSPNAVMQAKLLLKMRSHYAGTHLEGENGGFRVFERDDGRALSLGWQEKLLITASSWCCV